One genomic segment of Helicobacter enhydrae includes these proteins:
- a CDS encoding J domain-containing protein: MNIGIYPKYIQIQICEDNMFLNKILENAKRYFSHTHKLSNTLLILDDKRKVKKEYFLNWVYHLQECKSEIRVVDLFKFSLLPIRIKILRQNSIAHCIRIPVEVLSPSRIRLKIPAKDLRVKRAILGLFQRFICDITEDEVLLNSNAKGFWEEFMILIQERIVGNLLLSFDFKRRQKHLTRQELHLESEYLLLDSQIGDDFEAVRKRYIRLVRQYHPDNVFGENADLVQCYQQKFLLIRNAFETIRASLAKA, translated from the coding sequence ATGAACATCGGCATTTATCCAAAATACATTCAAATACAAATTTGCGAAGATAATATGTTCCTCAACAAAATATTAGAAAATGCCAAGAGATATTTTAGCCACACACACAAGCTTTCTAATACGCTGTTGATTTTGGATGACAAACGCAAGGTCAAAAAAGAATATTTTTTGAATTGGGTTTATCATCTCCAAGAGTGCAAAAGTGAAATACGCGTGGTGGATTTGTTCAAATTCTCTCTTTTGCCCATTCGTATCAAAATCCTTAGACAAAACAGCATTGCACATTGCATTCGTATCCCTGTGGAGGTGCTTTCTCCATCGAGGATCCGACTCAAAATCCCTGCCAAAGATTTGAGGGTGAAGCGTGCGATTTTGGGATTGTTTCAGAGATTTATTTGTGATATTACAGAGGATGAGGTGTTGCTCAATAGCAATGCGAAGGGGTTTTGGGAAGAGTTTATGATACTCATTCAAGAGAGGATTGTGGGGAATCTTTTGTTGAGTTTTGATTTCAAAAGACGCCAGAAGCACTTGACACGCCAAGAGTTGCATTTGGAGAGTGAGTATTTGCTCCTAGATTCTCAAATCGGCGATGATTTTGAGGCTGTGCGTAAGCGTTATATCAGACTTGTGCGTCAATACCACCCTGATAATGTCTTTGGAGAAAATGCCGATTTGGTGCAATGTTATCAGCAAAAATTTTTACTCATTCGCAATGCGTTTGAGACAATTCGTGCGAGTTTAGCAAAAGCATAA
- a CDS encoding LysE family transporter, whose amino-acid sequence MLEFLLSSAVLGILSIWVSAVVMPGADMFLVVRTTIAKGKKYAIGSVAGIVLGTLVWLVLGFFAIALLQEANLLVVIQMCGGIYLVYLAFGIFKSLGKQAWDLENELRFEETAWKSFIQGLLTNLLNPKPIVFVSIILSQLPPKVPLDCLLLLLGIMLLIPSVWFCCVVEFLSIKRVFELFMRYSKRIDQVTMIVFLGFGVSLVFQSGMKLAGF is encoded by the coding sequence ATGCTTGAATTTTTGCTCTCTAGTGCTGTGCTAGGGATATTGTCTATTTGGGTGAGTGCGGTGGTGATGCCCGGTGCGGATATGTTTTTGGTCGTGAGGACGACAATCGCCAAAGGCAAAAAATACGCTATTGGCTCTGTGGCTGGGATCGTGCTAGGCACTTTGGTGTGGCTGGTGCTTGGGTTTTTTGCAATCGCACTTCTGCAGGAGGCAAATCTGCTTGTCGTGATTCAGATGTGTGGGGGGATTTATCTGGTGTATTTGGCGTTTGGGATTTTCAAATCGCTCGGGAAACAAGCGTGGGATCTAGAAAATGAGTTGCGGTTTGAGGAAACGGCGTGGAAAAGCTTCATACAGGGCTTATTGACCAATCTTTTGAATCCCAAACCCATCGTGTTTGTGAGTATTATTTTGAGTCAGCTTCCTCCAAAGGTGCCACTGGATTGTTTGCTATTGTTGCTTGGGATTATGCTGTTGATCCCTAGTGTGTGGTTTTGTTGTGTCGTGGAGTTTCTGAGCATCAAGAGGGTTTTTGAGCTGTTTATGCGTTATTCCAAACGCATCGATCAGGTGACGATGATTGTTTTTTTGGGCTTTGGGGTGAGTTTGGTGTTTCAGAGTGGGATGAAGTTGGCGGGGTTTTAG
- a CDS encoding autotransporter outer membrane beta-barrel domain-containing protein gives MNSIRQIARGGGINKAYSSKFFKPIVATSLALALSTSFASANPVSCPTSGSAVCWDTTAGTNFQQFTTLKIEPKDGSEFNKLQFSALTTPITDFTLKFIKNGGGTHSGDATTASVGGKKAQLKLTNETKGLQLGSGDSTLTIDFGEHAELVGQTMKTDTYHKTFLNFNGVTNGTALKGNLKVIVGHSLNNSLNAIFKGNMEGNIEIINGDYNGNLKLSTEATFTFQEGAKLKGNLTTKLMSHTEKYFIFEGENGGIEGNIKTYGHNSPGEKFIGSPKGSSTNVNITFKEFNNSTNFIKGKNGNEGTILAEAGIAVTTSGDTKYNNALNRILFQNNGKIGEEGKLVSIIASSAYKSDGIEEANNSAGTKAKNLIQFQKDATLHLNNLQAKGTKQGDRHNLISLEGGNNTLKISTIQAESSGRKNFIGKGFLKFKDKISNPDAKDLIVDTTATTTPKTANIATGTLTAETIISKGGGQNTILIEELVVNNGIFANASSSNTIFVGSGNSTIGTNGIDNQGGATSSNRNYAIYTGAGGTNAITLEDSANLTIKKNIETADGGTTTFNLNGTNTTLTLEGAANTITTLATSGSGNATINLGTLAESATTPKATGVSLKVKSDIGNAAGNLAFSFNTDSSKIEANGDTNKITTTGTGKTHFNLNNANATIEQAIESSNGGETTISFNKDSTLTLTGGITAKGSTAGGLTSIIIGQTSTPTQKVDAIIKGEVSTQEKGSTTISFNSKDSSFTLKNGDALKDIAHSAGTLAINFNSENGTFKNKVTTTSGITKIQVTAGQGEKGNSGIFEQEIANSGSGSTTILLGATAGENGKATLTLQGANNTISTLTANVTESTLITQGAGTTTIANAVSVDSGKTLNLEVKGQKLSFTNALSGTGNINAILNGSSATNGVLTLANQTNKLNTLTVTNGNSDSDKKYGKLVLNGASETTTTFAGDVKVGKYAELAIELGKKVTLALEGSENRITSLSLGSDVAAQGDDPTLQVGKTTGTSTTTISNAVSVSGANKVLNLNVQGTGAESGNTLIFEKGLSFTTGGAINATLGNGATLALRGTDNKITSLSREASSNDKVAIVDISSENNNTGDTATYNTLTIGTAGDSTGLSNHSYTFKLYASKTKSSNNTYADRVVIESVQEKNENLQTLELVVKNGDTTELNNIASGKNGTTEKIALAIVKGKGDSAVAQFKTTANTTSDGKNFIAVLDTQETDSDAKTGSDYTTYFLKNIRFSGASEVTQKVSSSALALNFDLFTANFNSINKRLGDLRNNPYNQGAWARVFGGSQESNFGAKVETSYVTAQGGYDYALDLDNAKNYIGVALSYATSSGKSLTLKDKDGASRSLDDIKSGAFEVAVYNSYISNVGLYNDTIAKFSYITSDFKISGGSSHANTPAFLLSNEVGYRFALGAGNDWFIDPQVELGLGYIGASHFNAKLGESDLKATQQSVLLVRSRAGASFGKEFRGEDWATSLYVGTFYEYDVINGGKNKITFANENLATPTESYTSNGRFVLNVGTNVEVAEATRIYLDVETNFGDTYKKLYQVNVGARYSFGDKATKATMTDKEDNKAPLKVQITEEQEEAKGSSN, from the coding sequence ATGAACTCAATCAGACAAATAGCGAGGGGGGGGGGGATTAACAAAGCTTATTCCTCTAAGTTTTTCAAGCCTATCGTTGCCACTTCTTTGGCTCTAGCTCTCAGCACTTCTTTTGCAAGTGCAAATCCCGTCTCTTGTCCTACTAGTGGCAGTGCGGTTTGTTGGGATACAACTGCAGGAACAAATTTTCAGCAATTCACAACCCTAAAGATTGAGCCAAAAGATGGCTCAGAATTCAACAAACTGCAATTTTCCGCTCTAACCACCCCTATCACTGACTTCACTCTCAAATTTATAAAAAATGGTGGTGGCACTCATTCAGGAGATGCCACCACAGCCTCTGTAGGTGGAAAAAAAGCCCAACTCAAACTCACTAACGAAACCAAAGGACTCCAATTAGGAAGTGGAGATAGCACTCTCACCATTGATTTTGGAGAGCATGCAGAGCTTGTAGGTCAAACTATGAAAACAGATACTTACCACAAAACTTTTTTAAATTTTAATGGTGTGACAAATGGCACTGCTCTCAAAGGCAATCTTAAAGTCATAGTTGGGCATTCTCTTAATAATTCATTAAATGCTATTTTCAAAGGAAATATGGAGGGCAATATTGAGATTATTAATGGTGATTATAATGGAAACTTGAAGCTTAGCACTGAAGCAACATTCACCTTTCAAGAGGGAGCAAAGCTCAAAGGAAATCTCACTACAAAGCTTATGAGCCACACAGAAAAATACTTCATTTTTGAAGGCGAAAATGGGGGGATTGAGGGGAATATCAAAACTTATGGACACAATAGTCCAGGAGAAAAATTTATAGGAAGTCCAAAAGGAAGTAGCACTAATGTCAATATCACTTTCAAAGAATTTAACAATTCAACCAATTTCATTAAGGGAAAAAATGGAAATGAGGGGACAATCTTAGCTGAAGCTGGAATTGCAGTCACTACAAGTGGCGATACCAAGTATAACAATGCTCTAAATCGAATCCTTTTCCAAAACAATGGAAAAATTGGAGAAGAGGGCAAACTTGTTAGCATCATTGCATCATCAGCTTATAAATCTGATGGAATTGAGGAAGCCAACAATTCAGCAGGCACAAAAGCCAAAAACCTCATTCAATTCCAAAAAGATGCCACTCTTCATCTTAACAACCTACAAGCCAAAGGAACCAAGCAGGGTGATCGCCACAATCTTATCAGTCTTGAGGGTGGAAACAACACTCTAAAGATTAGCACAATCCAAGCAGAGAGTTCTGGTAGGAAAAATTTCATCGGCAAGGGGTTTTTGAAATTTAAAGATAAAATAAGTAACCCTGATGCCAAAGATTTGATTGTCGATACAACAGCCACAACCACACCCAAAACAGCCAACATTGCCACAGGCACACTCACTGCCGAAACTATCATTAGCAAGGGTGGTGGGCAAAATACGATTCTTATAGAGGAGTTAGTCGTCAATAATGGAATCTTTGCAAATGCTAGCTCTAGCAACACTATCTTTGTTGGCAGTGGCAATAGCACAATAGGAACAAATGGGATTGATAATCAAGGGGGAGCTACTAGCAGTAATCGCAACTATGCTATTTACACTGGAGCTGGTGGCACCAACGCCATCACCCTAGAAGATTCTGCCAACCTCACCATAAAAAAGAACATTGAAACAGCTGATGGTGGCACAACAACTTTCAATCTCAATGGCACCAACACCACTCTCACCCTAGAAGGTGCAGCCAACACAATCACCACTCTTGCTACTAGCGGATCAGGAAACGCAACAATCAATCTTGGCACTTTAGCAGAATCTGCCACCACTCCCAAAGCAACAGGGGTTTCTCTCAAAGTCAAAAGCGACATCGGCAACGCTGCAGGGAATCTCGCTTTTAGTTTCAATACAGATAGCTCGAAAATAGAAGCTAATGGTGATACCAACAAAATCACCACCACAGGAACAGGCAAAACACATTTCAATCTCAACAATGCCAATGCCACAATAGAGCAGGCAATTGAGAGTAGTAATGGAGGAGAAACTACTATTAGTTTCAACAAAGATTCCACCCTCACCCTCACAGGCGGAATCACAGCAAAAGGATCTACTGCTGGTGGTTTGACTTCTATCATCATAGGACAAACTAGCACCCCCACACAAAAAGTCGATGCCATTATCAAAGGAGAGGTTAGCACACAGGAGAAAGGAAGCACAACCATTAGCTTCAATAGCAAAGATTCAAGTTTCACACTTAAGAATGGTGATGCTCTAAAAGACATCGCCCACTCTGCAGGCACACTTGCAATCAACTTCAATAGCGAAAATGGAACTTTCAAAAACAAAGTTACAACAACAAGTGGCATAACAAAGATTCAAGTCACTGCAGGACAAGGAGAAAAAGGCAATAGTGGAATCTTTGAACAAGAGATTGCAAATAGTGGTAGCGGAAGCACTACGATCCTTTTGGGAGCAACAGCAGGAGAGAATGGCAAAGCCACCCTCACACTTCAAGGTGCGAACAATACGATCAGCACCCTTACTGCCAATGTTACAGAATCCACTCTGATTACACAAGGTGCAGGCACAACAACAATTGCAAATGCAGTAAGTGTAGATAGTGGCAAAACCCTCAATCTCGAAGTTAAGGGGCAAAAGCTTAGCTTTACAAATGCACTTAGTGGAACTGGAAACATTAATGCGATTCTTAATGGAAGTTCAGCAACTAATGGCGTGCTTACATTAGCCAATCAAACCAATAAGCTCAACACTCTCACGGTAACTAATGGTAATAGTGATAGTGATAAAAAATATGGAAAGTTAGTTCTTAATGGGGCTAGTGAAACCACTACTACTTTTGCAGGTGATGTAAAAGTTGGTAAATATGCAGAGCTTGCCATAGAGCTTGGTAAAAAAGTTACTTTGGCTCTAGAGGGCAGTGAGAATAGAATCACTTCTCTATCGCTTGGCAGTGATGTTGCAGCTCAAGGAGATGATCCCACACTTCAAGTAGGCAAAACAACAGGCACAAGCACGACAACAATTAGTAACGCGGTGAGTGTGAGTGGAGCTAACAAAGTTTTAAATCTCAATGTCCAAGGCACAGGAGCAGAATCAGGCAATACACTGATTTTTGAAAAGGGACTTAGCTTCACTACGGGCGGAGCAATTAATGCCACTCTTGGAAATGGTGCGACTCTTGCATTGAGAGGAACAGACAACAAAATCACTTCACTATCAAGAGAGGCTAGCTCTAATGACAAAGTCGCCATAGTGGATATTTCTAGTGAGAACAACAACACTGGTGACACAGCTACATACAACACTCTCACGATCGGAACTGCTGGTGATAGCACAGGATTGTCAAATCATAGCTACACTTTCAAACTCTATGCTTCCAAAACCAAATCTAGCAACAACACTTACGCAGATCGCGTTGTGATCGAGAGTGTTCAAGAAAAAAATGAGAATCTTCAAACGCTTGAGCTTGTCGTCAAAAATGGCGATACCACAGAGCTCAACAACATTGCTAGCGGAAAAAATGGCACAACAGAAAAAATCGCCCTTGCCATAGTAAAAGGAAAGGGTGATTCTGCGGTAGCTCAATTCAAAACAACAGCAAACACAACTAGCGATGGCAAAAACTTCATAGCTGTATTGGACACACAAGAAACCGATTCCGATGCGAAAACAGGAAGCGATTACACCACCTACTTCTTGAAAAACATTCGCTTCTCTGGAGCAAGTGAAGTGACCCAAAAAGTCTCTTCCTCTGCCCTCGCACTCAATTTTGATTTATTCACAGCTAACTTCAACTCTATCAACAAGAGACTTGGAGATCTCAGAAACAACCCCTACAATCAAGGGGCTTGGGCTAGAGTGTTTGGTGGAAGTCAAGAATCTAACTTCGGTGCCAAAGTCGAAACAAGCTATGTGACTGCACAAGGAGGCTATGACTATGCACTTGATTTGGATAATGCCAAAAACTACATAGGTGTCGCACTCTCTTATGCCACATCATCTGGGAAAAGCCTCACACTCAAAGACAAAGATGGTGCTAGTCGAAGTCTAGATGACATCAAATCTGGAGCTTTTGAAGTGGCGGTATATAACTCCTACATCAGCAATGTAGGCTTGTATAATGACACGATTGCCAAATTTAGCTACATCACTTCTGATTTCAAAATCAGTGGTGGATCTAGTCACGCAAACACCCCTGCTTTCTTACTCTCCAATGAAGTGGGCTATCGCTTTGCCCTAGGTGCAGGCAACGATTGGTTTATAGATCCGCAAGTGGAATTGGGATTGGGATATATTGGTGCCTCTCATTTCAATGCCAAACTTGGCGAGAGTGATCTCAAAGCCACCCAACAATCAGTCCTCCTTGTGCGTTCTCGTGCAGGTGCGAGTTTTGGCAAAGAGTTTAGAGGTGAGGATTGGGCGACTTCACTCTATGTGGGGACATTCTATGAATACGATGTCATCAATGGAGGGAAAAACAAAATCACTTTTGCCAATGAAAACTTGGCAACACCTACAGAATCCTACACTTCCAATGGACGCTTCGTGCTAAATGTCGGGACCAATGTCGAAGTGGCAGAGGCAACAAGAATTTATCTTGATGTTGAGACAAACTTCGGAGACACATACAAAAAGCTCTATCAAGTGAATGTTGGAGCAAGATATAGCTTCGGAGACAAAGCCACAAAAGCTACAATGACAGACAAAGAGGACAACAAAGCACCTCTCAAAGTCCAAATAACAGAGGAGCAAGAGGAAGCCAAAGGATCCTCCAACTAA
- a CDS encoding carbonic anhydrase, translating into MEKLIQGAIKFQEEDFLEHQELYESLQRTQNPETLFIGCADSRVVPSKITNTKPGELFVIRNVGNIVPPYAQHNHFISITSAIEYAVMVLNVQNIIVCGHSNCGACQAIYNDISDETRHLKKWIRLLEPVRHQVDILKPNSFAKRIWLTEQINIEVQVDNLLNYPFIKKKWEEKQLNIFGWYYIIPTGEIMNYDLHTKEFRVIKPKEEQ; encoded by the coding sequence TTGGAAAAACTCATTCAAGGGGCGATTAAATTTCAAGAAGAAGACTTTCTAGAACATCAAGAGCTTTATGAAAGTCTGCAACGCACGCAAAATCCCGAGACACTTTTCATCGGCTGTGCGGATTCTAGAGTCGTACCTAGCAAAATCACCAACACCAAACCCGGAGAGCTTTTTGTCATCAGAAATGTGGGCAACATCGTCCCTCCGTATGCACAACACAATCATTTCATCTCTATCACTTCGGCGATAGAATACGCAGTGATGGTGCTCAATGTCCAAAACATCATCGTTTGTGGGCATAGCAATTGCGGGGCTTGTCAAGCTATCTACAATGACATCAGCGATGAAACCAGACATCTCAAAAAATGGATCAGGCTTCTAGAGCCCGTGCGTCATCAAGTCGATATCCTCAAGCCCAACTCATTTGCCAAACGCATTTGGCTCACAGAGCAAATCAACATCGAAGTGCAAGTGGATAACCTCCTCAACTACCCGTTTATCAAAAAAAAGTGGGAGGAAAAGCAACTTAATATTTTTGGTTGGTATTATATAATCCCGACTGGAGAAATAATGAATTATGATTTGCACACAAAAGAATTCAGAGTGATCAAACCAAAGGAAGAACAATGA
- the kdsA gene encoding 3-deoxy-8-phosphooctulonate synthase, whose protein sequence is MQSDQTKGRTMILMSGPCVIESYENLSKVASLLEPIAKNPKIDFYFKSSFDKANRTSLDSYRGPGIEEGLELLSTIKKEFGYKIITDIHESHQAPLIAKVADVIQIPAFLCRQTDLIVAVAQTDKIINIKKGQFMNPLDMQYSVLKAIKTRGGQEATYEESKRLGVWLTERGSTFGYGNLVVDMRSLEIMRRFAPVVFDATHSVQMPGGGGGKSSGDRSFVPLLSRAAAAVGVDGFFMETHFDPSIALSDGPNMIPTQELNPLIEKLLLIDSISH, encoded by the coding sequence ATTCAGAGTGATCAAACCAAAGGAAGAACAATGATACTAATGAGCGGACCTTGCGTCATCGAAAGCTATGAAAATCTCTCAAAAGTCGCGAGTCTCCTTGAGCCAATCGCCAAAAATCCAAAAATTGATTTTTATTTCAAATCAAGCTTTGACAAAGCCAATCGCACGAGCCTTGATTCTTATCGTGGTCCGGGGATTGAGGAGGGCTTGGAGCTTCTATCCACAATCAAAAAAGAATTTGGCTACAAAATCATCACCGACATTCACGAATCCCACCAAGCCCCACTCATCGCCAAAGTCGCTGATGTGATCCAAATCCCTGCATTTCTATGCCGTCAAACCGATTTGATTGTCGCTGTTGCCCAAACAGACAAAATCATCAATATCAAAAAAGGGCAGTTTATGAATCCGCTAGATATGCAATACAGCGTGCTCAAAGCCATCAAAACGCGAGGGGGGCAAGAGGCGACTTATGAGGAGAGCAAAAGGCTAGGAGTGTGGCTCACAGAGCGTGGTAGCACTTTTGGCTATGGCAATCTAGTCGTGGATATGAGAAGTCTTGAGATTATGAGGAGATTTGCTCCTGTGGTTTTTGATGCCACTCATAGCGTGCAAATGCCCGGTGGAGGGGGCGGCAAAAGCAGTGGAGATCGCTCTTTTGTCCCATTGCTCTCTAGGGCTGCAGCGGCGGTGGGTGTTGATGGGTTTTTTATGGAAACGCATTTTGATCCATCAATCGCCCTAAGCGATGGACCCAATATGATCCCCACCCAAGAGCTCAATCCGCTCATTGAGAAACTATTGCTCATCGATTCTATTTCACACTAA
- the ribH gene encoding 6,7-dimethyl-8-ribityllumazine synthase, with protein MQIIQGTLQLNGTEKVAILSSRFNHIITDRLIEGAKDCFLRHGGEAKNLSLVLAPGAYELPFVLQRLLQSDKYDGVCTLGAVIRGGTPHFDYVSAEATKGIANMALQYNKPVSFGVLTTDNIDQAIERAGSKAGNKGFEAMTSLIELINLYGALQ; from the coding sequence ATGCAAATCATTCAAGGCACACTCCAACTCAATGGCACAGAAAAAGTAGCCATACTCTCAAGCCGATTCAACCACATCATCACAGATCGATTGATCGAGGGGGCAAAAGACTGCTTCCTGCGTCACGGAGGGGAGGCAAAAAACCTCTCTCTAGTCTTGGCACCGGGTGCTTATGAACTCCCCTTTGTGCTCCAAAGATTGCTACAAAGCGACAAATACGATGGGGTTTGCACTCTTGGGGCTGTCATTCGTGGAGGGACTCCACATTTCGACTATGTTTCAGCAGAGGCGACAAAAGGGATTGCCAATATGGCACTCCAATACAACAAGCCTGTGAGCTTTGGTGTGCTTACGACAGACAACATCGATCAAGCGATTGAGAGGGCAGGGAGCAAGGCAGGAAACAAGGGGTTTGAAGCGATGACTTCCCTCATCGAGCTTATCAATCTTTATGGTGCGTTGCAATAA
- the nusB gene encoding transcription antitermination factor NusB — MATRAQAREAVVTLLYAYDSGNENILSEAPNLLEEKKIRNKQQEFALGLLNGVLGALQTLDDKISLHLKEWDIERIGKIERAILRLGVYEICFTCTDAPVIINEAIELAKLYGSDHAPRFINGVLDAIQKEHKCSSVSH; from the coding sequence ATGGCGACAAGAGCTCAAGCTAGGGAAGCTGTTGTGACACTGCTCTATGCCTATGACAGCGGTAATGAAAACATACTCTCTGAAGCACCAAACCTATTGGAAGAAAAAAAGATCCGTAACAAACAACAAGAGTTTGCACTTGGGCTACTCAATGGCGTTTTGGGTGCTTTGCAAACTCTAGATGACAAAATCAGTCTGCACCTCAAAGAATGGGATATCGAGAGGATTGGGAAAATCGAGAGGGCGATTTTGCGTTTGGGGGTTTATGAGATTTGTTTCACTTGCACAGACGCACCAGTCATCATCAATGAAGCAATCGAACTTGCCAAACTCTATGGCAGCGATCACGCTCCACGCTTCATCAATGGGGTTTTGGACGCTATACAAAAGGAACATAAGTGCAGCTCTGTGTCGCATTAG